A window of Sedimentibacter sp. MB31-C6 genomic DNA:
GAATGCAGTCAAAATACTTGATGCTGCAGGGTATGATTATATTATTATTGAAACAGTTGGTGTTGGTCAATCTGAAGTTGATATAGTAAAAACAGCTGATACAATATTAATGGTTATGGTGCCTGGCCTAGGAGACGATATTCAGTCTATAAAAGCAGGAATCATGGAGATAGGAGATATTTTTGTTATAAATAAAAGCGATTTATTTGGAGCTGATCGTACTGCTACTGAAATAAGTATGATGCTTGACTTAAATCAAAATATTGAACGCAGACCTCCTATTGTTATGGTTACAGCTGTAAAAAATGAAGGTATTGATAAGCTAATTGAGGAAACTAATGAACATATAAATTATTTGAAGGAAAGCGGTAAGTTTTTTGAAAGACGAAGAAATAATCTTAAAATAGAAATTGTTGAATTAATTGAAACTGAGTTAAGAAAAATAGTTATTTCACATACTGATAGTGAAAACAAGTTAGATAGTAAGGTAATAGAAATATTAAACAAAGAGAAAAATGTATATGACGTAAGAGATGAATTTTTAGAGTCGATTGCAAAA
This region includes:
- the meaB gene encoding methylmalonyl Co-A mutase-associated GTPase MeaB, with protein sequence MLTGNKRACARLITAVENNHEEAEKIIRDIHQYTGNAHIIGITGPPGAGKSTLTDKMVKALLKEGKKVGIIAVDPTSPYSGGSILGDRIRMQDLALNPNVFIRSMGTRGYLGGLSKYTKNAVKILDAAGYDYIIIETVGVGQSEVDIVKTADTILMVMVPGLGDDIQSIKAGIMEIGDIFVINKSDLFGADRTATEISMMLDLNQNIERRPPIVMVTAVKNEGIDKLIEETNEHINYLKESGKFFERRRNNLKIEIVELIETELRKIVISHTDSENKLDSKVIEILNKEKNVYDVRDEFLESIAKK